A region from the Salidesulfovibrio onnuriiensis genome encodes:
- a CDS encoding sigma-54-dependent transcriptional regulator — MGGHILIIDDEEGIRFSLQGILEDEGHEVLGAANGDEGLEMIEADRPEIVFLDIWMPGMDGLAVLERIKELQKDLPVIMISGHGTIETAVRALKKGAFDFIEKPLSLEKVVVSTRNALEVARLIRENEALKTRLSDDHPSRLTGESPAISQLNDVISRVAPTEAWVLITGENGTGKEIVARSIHHQSKRSDKPLVAVNCAAIPEELIESELFGHEKGAFTGADKAQAGKFELADGGTLFLDEIGDMSLKTQAKILRILQEQRFERVGGRKTMEVDVRVIAATNKDLLTEIENGAFREDLYYRLKVFPLEVPPLRERANDVPMLIRDFMASLSRQHGFKPLKFDDEALAALSAYAWPGNVRELKNFVERMFIMYAGETVSPDMLPPEFRAAAKIAPAREQAETAPAEAQAASTPVEALIANGPSDLKQARAEFEAMFLESKLREFEGNVSQLAKAVGMERSSLYRKLKAYDIQVD; from the coding sequence GCCGACCGGCCCGAAATCGTGTTCCTGGATATCTGGATGCCGGGCATGGACGGCCTGGCGGTGCTGGAAAGGATCAAGGAGCTCCAGAAAGACCTGCCCGTGATCATGATCTCCGGCCACGGCACCATCGAGACCGCTGTCAGGGCGCTCAAGAAGGGGGCCTTCGACTTCATCGAAAAGCCGCTTTCCCTGGAGAAGGTGGTGGTCTCCACGCGCAACGCCCTGGAAGTGGCCCGGCTGATCCGGGAGAACGAGGCCCTCAAGACCCGCCTTTCCGACGACCACCCCTCCCGGCTCACGGGCGAATCCCCGGCCATCAGCCAGCTCAACGACGTGATTTCCCGCGTGGCCCCCACCGAGGCCTGGGTGCTCATCACCGGCGAGAACGGCACGGGCAAGGAGATCGTGGCCCGCTCCATCCACCACCAGAGCAAGCGCTCGGACAAGCCCCTGGTGGCCGTGAACTGCGCGGCCATTCCCGAGGAGCTCATCGAATCCGAGCTCTTCGGACACGAAAAGGGGGCGTTCACGGGCGCGGACAAGGCCCAGGCGGGCAAGTTCGAGCTGGCCGACGGCGGCACCCTGTTCCTGGACGAGATCGGGGACATGAGCCTCAAGACCCAGGCCAAGATCCTGCGCATCCTGCAGGAGCAGCGCTTCGAGCGCGTGGGCGGCCGCAAGACCATGGAGGTGGACGTTCGCGTCATCGCCGCCACCAACAAGGACCTGCTCACCGAAATCGAGAACGGCGCGTTCCGGGAGGACCTCTACTACCGGCTCAAGGTTTTTCCCCTGGAGGTGCCGCCCCTGCGCGAACGCGCCAACGACGTGCCCATGCTCATCAGGGATTTCATGGCCAGCCTTTCCAGGCAGCACGGCTTCAAGCCGCTCAAGTTCGATGACGAGGCCCTGGCCGCCCTTTCCGCCTACGCCTGGCCCGGCAACGTGCGCGAGCTCAAGAATTTCGTGGAGCGCATGTTCATCATGTATGCGGGCGAGACCGTGAGCCCGGACATGCTGCCGCCCGAGTTCCGCGCTGCCGCGAAAATCGCCCCGGCGCGGGAACAGGCCGAAACGGCCCCGGCCGAGGCACAGGCCGCATCCACCCCCGTGGAGGCGCTCATCGCCAACGGCCCCAGCGACCTCAAGCAGGCCCGCGCCGAATTCGAGGCCATGTTCCTGGAATCCAAGCTGCGCGAATTCGAGGGCAACGTCTCCCAGCTGGCCAAGGCCGTGGGCATGGAGCGCTCCTCCCTGTACCGCAAGCTCAAGGCCTACGACATCCAGGTGGATTAG
- a CDS encoding amino acid ABC transporter substrate-binding protein: protein MSVGPPVSRQGRLRPVRMLGIALAVLAILALCPRAGRAEGHVVITAWNYYQHPPFLCAAKEGLAPEFIRLLNDMSRGKYRFSLVNLPRKRVDQYLEFKEPGIVLFVNWIWMDDADRTKYHWSQTLLSDRNEILSNAAAPIDYRGVHSLYGKLLGGVPGRRYQGIDKAVAQGRLYRQDSPSTEQNLEKLLLRRIDFLTAPRSILRCLIKEHKCGEQVYFSPEPLIRFTRHILVPRYMPDVFAQVKETLGRLLDSPEWARLKGKYLVD from the coding sequence ATGTCCGTTGGACCACCGGTTTCAAGACAAGGCCGCCTGCGGCCTGTGCGCATGCTCGGGATCGCGCTTGCGGTCCTGGCGATCCTCGCCCTTTGCCCCCGGGCGGGCCGCGCGGAAGGCCATGTGGTCATCACCGCCTGGAACTACTACCAGCATCCCCCCTTTCTCTGCGCCGCCAAGGAGGGCCTGGCCCCGGAATTCATCCGGCTCCTGAACGACATGTCGCGGGGCAAATACCGCTTCTCCCTGGTCAACCTGCCCCGGAAGCGCGTCGACCAATACCTGGAGTTCAAGGAGCCGGGAATCGTCCTGTTCGTGAACTGGATCTGGATGGACGACGCGGACAGGACCAAATACCACTGGTCGCAAACGCTCCTTTCCGACAGAAACGAGATTCTTTCCAATGCCGCCGCCCCCATCGACTACCGGGGAGTGCACTCCCTGTACGGCAAGCTGCTTGGCGGGGTTCCCGGGCGTCGGTACCAGGGGATCGACAAGGCCGTCGCACAGGGACGTCTCTACCGCCAGGACAGTCCGAGCACGGAACAGAATCTGGAAAAGCTCCTGCTGAGGCGCATCGATTTCCTGACCGCGCCCCGAAGCATCCTCCGCTGCCTGATCAAGGAGCACAAGTGCGGGGAACAGGTCTATTTTTCCCCGGAACCGCTCATCCGGTTCACCCGTCATATCCTCGTACCCCGGTATATGCCCGACGTGTTCGCCCAAGTGAAGGAAACCCTGGGCAGGCTGCTGGACTCCCCGGAATGGGCGCGGCTCAAAGGGAAATACCTTGTGGACTGA
- a CDS encoding methyltransferase family protein, which produces MKQPLNREGVKYLFSPFRWTLLMAAAFFIAAGRLDIGKAWAAFGLHLSGAAVGAILMWRFAPELANLRAAARQGTKAWDKAILTIYFSLTLLVIPVIAGLDVGRYESSHWGNASYAVGIFLYLAFFTLLHWAMLTNKHFEVSARIQDDRSHAVVTHGPYAFIRHPGYVAMAFAAMADSFLLGSLYSLIPGILAVTVTVVRTHMEDKMLRNGLNGYPEYAERVRYRLIPRVW; this is translated from the coding sequence ATGAAACAACCGTTGAACAGAGAGGGCGTCAAATATCTTTTTTCCCCATTCCGATGGACCCTGCTCATGGCGGCCGCCTTCTTCATCGCGGCGGGCAGGCTGGATATCGGAAAAGCCTGGGCAGCCTTTGGACTTCATTTGTCCGGTGCTGCCGTCGGCGCAATATTGATGTGGAGATTCGCTCCTGAACTGGCAAACCTGAGGGCTGCGGCGAGGCAGGGAACAAAGGCATGGGACAAGGCTATTCTGACGATATACTTTTCACTGACTCTTCTGGTGATTCCCGTAATCGCGGGCCTGGATGTCGGCAGATACGAAAGCTCGCATTGGGGGAACGCATCTTATGCGGTGGGAATATTTCTGTACTTGGCGTTTTTCACTCTTCTCCATTGGGCGATGTTGACGAACAAGCATTTTGAAGTGAGCGCCAGAATTCAGGACGATCGTTCGCATGCGGTCGTGACGCACGGGCCATACGCTTTCATCCGGCATCCTGGTTACGTTGCTATGGCGTTTGCCGCCATGGCGGATTCGTTTCTCCTTGGTTCACTGTATTCACTGATTCCAGGCATACTTGCCGTGACGGTGACGGTAGTCCGCACCCATATGGAAGACAAAATGCTGCGCAACGGACTGAATGGATACCCCGAATATGCGGAAAGGGTGAGGTATCGCTTGATCCCGAGAGTCTGGTAG
- a CDS encoding substrate-binding periplasmic protein: MFRALRHILCLAALLLAVPAGAAMAAEETLTIVFEEYPPYEYLEGETPRGINIEIIREAFSRMGVRPVFRTMPWKRGLYELKNGTIAALASGFRTPDREKFAYFPHHYLSLEVNSIFVCREGSIRVDSLKDLRGKTVGVVREYAYGTEFDTLTGMLLDPVNNNTLLVGKLADRRVDAIAGNLRVIEYLAERLGVEERIRPAYNLSSEPLYLFFSRKAGPHMPDLVRRYDSAMSAMEADGTLRRLRDR; this comes from the coding sequence ATGTTCCGTGCCCTCCGCCATATTTTATGCCTCGCGGCGCTGCTCCTGGCCGTCCCCGCGGGTGCGGCCATGGCGGCGGAGGAAACCCTCACCATCGTCTTCGAGGAATACCCGCCCTACGAGTACCTGGAGGGCGAAACGCCCAGGGGCATCAACATCGAAATCATCCGGGAGGCATTCAGCCGCATGGGCGTCCGGCCCGTGTTCCGGACCATGCCCTGGAAACGCGGGCTCTATGAACTGAAGAACGGCACCATCGCCGCCCTGGCCTCGGGCTTCCGGACCCCGGACCGGGAAAAATTCGCCTATTTCCCGCACCATTACCTGAGCCTGGAGGTCAACTCCATCTTCGTCTGCCGGGAAGGATCGATCCGGGTCGATTCCCTGAAGGACCTGCGCGGCAAGACCGTGGGCGTGGTCCGCGAATACGCCTACGGAACGGAATTCGACACCCTCACGGGAATGTTGCTGGATCCGGTCAACAACAACACCCTGCTGGTGGGCAAGCTGGCCGACCGGAGGGTGGACGCCATTGCGGGAAATCTCCGGGTCATCGAGTACCTGGCCGAACGCCTCGGCGTGGAGGAACGCATCCGGCCCGCGTACAACCTTTCCAGCGAACCCCTGTACCTGTTCTTCTCAAGAAAGGCAGGCCCCCACATGCCGGACCTGGTCCGCCGCTACGATTCGGCCATGAGCGCAATGGAGGCCGACGGCACCCTGCGCAGGCTGCGCGACCGGTAA
- a CDS encoding ferritin-like domain-containing protein, giving the protein MATKEERRAKVIEVLNKARAMELQAIHQYMNQHYGLDAMDYGELAAKMKLIAIDEMRHAEAFAERIKELDGEPTTELSGPVAKGQNISKIYVHDTVEEDRVIEAYNQFLLVCRDNGDSISVKLFEQIIDDEQAHFNYFDAIKGHIESLGDSYLSRIAGTSSSTGLAPQGFVITGKE; this is encoded by the coding sequence ATGGCGACCAAGGAAGAAAGAAGAGCCAAGGTGATCGAGGTGCTGAACAAGGCCCGGGCAATGGAGCTGCAGGCCATCCACCAATACATGAACCAGCATTACGGCCTGGACGCCATGGACTACGGCGAGCTGGCCGCCAAGATGAAGCTCATCGCCATAGACGAAATGCGCCACGCAGAGGCCTTTGCCGAGCGCATCAAGGAGCTGGACGGCGAACCCACCACTGAACTCTCCGGGCCGGTGGCAAAGGGACAGAACATTTCCAAAATCTATGTCCACGACACAGTGGAGGAAGACCGCGTCATCGAAGCCTACAACCAGTTCCTGCTGGTCTGTCGGGACAACGGCGACAGCATCAGCGTCAAGCTCTTCGAGCAGATCATCGACGACGAGCAGGCGCACTTCAACTACTTCGACGCCATCAAGGGGCACATCGAAAGCCTGGGCGACTCCTACCTTTCCCGCATCGCGGGCACGTCCTCGTCCACGGGGCTGGCCCCGCAGGGGTTCGTCATCACCGGCAAGGAGTAA
- a CDS encoding polyphenol oxidase family protein — protein MSNIAVFPFAFEAVPGVKVVFTTRCGGVSTDHYESANLSYDVCDEDEHVYQNRVTLQKQLGFVHWNELKQVHGDDILFETALSGAGRKSLLEGDGLATTKPRTALMVKTADCQPIMLAHRSGNFVAGLHAGWRGNVAGFPTTGVQRFCLHYKLSPKDVFAVRGPSLGPLAAEFTNFEKEFPPEHRPFYNPETRTMDLWALTRVQLMAAGVPEENIFGFDLCTKTMSDTFFSYRASWFVPGNVSGRQAGFIWIDK, from the coding sequence ATGTCGAATATAGCGGTATTTCCCTTCGCCTTCGAGGCCGTCCCCGGCGTCAAGGTGGTCTTCACCACCCGCTGCGGGGGCGTGAGCACCGACCATTACGAATCGGCCAACCTCTCCTACGACGTGTGCGACGAGGACGAGCACGTCTACCAGAACCGCGTCACCCTGCAAAAGCAGCTCGGTTTCGTGCATTGGAACGAGCTCAAACAGGTGCACGGCGACGACATCCTGTTCGAAACCGCCCTGAGCGGGGCCGGCCGCAAGTCGCTCCTGGAGGGCGACGGACTGGCCACCACCAAGCCCCGCACCGCGCTCATGGTCAAGACCGCGGACTGCCAGCCGATCATGCTCGCCCACCGCAGCGGCAACTTTGTCGCGGGGCTGCACGCGGGCTGGCGCGGCAATGTCGCGGGCTTCCCCACCACCGGCGTGCAGCGCTTCTGCCTGCATTACAAGCTCAGTCCCAAGGACGTCTTTGCGGTGCGCGGGCCGAGTCTGGGGCCGCTGGCCGCGGAGTTCACCAACTTCGAAAAGGAATTTCCGCCGGAGCACCGGCCCTTTTACAACCCGGAAACCAGGACCATGGACCTCTGGGCCCTGACCCGGGTCCAGCTCATGGCAGCGGGCGTGCCCGAGGAGAACATTTTCGGGTTCGACCTGTGCACCAAGACCATGTCCGATACCTTCTTCTCCTACCGGGCCTCCTGGTTCGTGCCGGGCAATGTCTCGGGCCGTCAGGCCGGGTTCATCTGGATCGACAAATAG
- a CDS encoding 5-formyltetrahydrofolate cyclo-ligase, producing MNKDQKAALRRELLERRKALTAETVRRASLAVAGAIRCLSEWKNARQVLLYWPVRGEVDTRPLMAELWQRGVEVLLPRCREAQPGIMDLACVSCETDLRPGMFAIMEPNEATCPVMHEYEPDVALIPGVGYAPDGTRLGFGGGYYDRLLAEPCMRQTLTIGLCYEFQKLDKLPAEDWDQPVRAICTENELCRI from the coding sequence ATGAACAAGGACCAAAAGGCAGCCCTTCGCAGGGAACTCCTGGAGCGGCGCAAGGCGCTCACCGCCGAAACCGTGCGCCGGGCCAGCCTGGCCGTTGCCGGGGCCATCCGCTGCCTGAGCGAATGGAAGAACGCCCGGCAGGTGCTGCTGTACTGGCCGGTGCGGGGCGAGGTGGACACCCGCCCGCTCATGGCCGAGCTCTGGCAGCGCGGGGTGGAGGTGCTCCTGCCGAGATGCCGCGAAGCCCAGCCCGGCATCATGGATCTGGCCTGCGTGAGCTGCGAGACCGACCTGCGGCCCGGCATGTTCGCCATCATGGAGCCGAACGAGGCAACCTGCCCGGTCATGCACGAATACGAGCCCGACGTGGCGCTCATCCCCGGCGTGGGCTATGCCCCGGACGGCACCCGCCTCGGGTTCGGCGGCGGCTATTACGACCGGCTGCTGGCCGAGCCCTGCATGCGCCAGACCCTGACCATCGGGCTGTGCTACGAATTCCAGAAGCTGGACAAACTGCCCGCCGAGGATTGGGACCAGCCGGTGCGGGCCATCTGTACGGAAAACGAACTATGTCGAATATAG
- a CDS encoding branched-chain amino acid ABC transporter substrate-binding protein, with product MPQRLLILTALLISCLLPCPARAADEVLVVVSAPVEGDMRDFGLPTLQAAELAVEDYNAAGGVLGRPVRLLPFNDECRPEKVEELLKLVDGANATLMIGPVCNGMAREALPRLNQRGVVVISPSVTDPDLTKPRTYPLFFRTMTPSDAQPETQAAFLRKKGFTRIALLHDASRDGLEQGAVVRRLVQGDPALTLAYDVDLKGGEEAVPAVKSILRDRADAVVYQGERGLGCAMLALLREAGFKGAFLCNDQFWDDALLAKLNAFAEDLYFTGPLDPAENPLYQVALERFRAASEDADPPGPYFYHAYAATLALLNAVERAETTEPRKVADMLRLHKAETPLGRIGFDEAGDVTGAGMVVYQYRDGEIREVFRQP from the coding sequence ATGCCCCAGCGCCTTCTGATCCTGACCGCTCTTCTGATCTCCTGCCTTCTCCCGTGCCCCGCCCGCGCCGCGGACGAGGTGCTGGTGGTGGTTTCCGCCCCCGTGGAAGGGGACATGCGCGATTTCGGCCTGCCCACGCTCCAGGCCGCGGAGCTTGCCGTGGAGGACTACAATGCTGCGGGCGGCGTGCTGGGCCGGCCCGTGCGCCTGCTGCCCTTCAACGACGAATGCCGCCCCGAAAAGGTCGAGGAACTCCTGAAACTGGTGGACGGCGCCAACGCCACGCTCATGATCGGCCCGGTCTGCAACGGCATGGCCCGGGAGGCGCTTCCCCGGCTCAACCAGCGGGGCGTGGTGGTGATTTCGCCGTCCGTGACCGACCCGGACCTGACCAAGCCCCGCACCTATCCGCTCTTTTTCCGGACAATGACGCCCTCGGACGCCCAGCCCGAGACGCAGGCGGCCTTTTTGCGGAAAAAGGGATTCACGCGCATTGCCCTGCTGCATGACGCTTCCAGGGACGGCCTGGAGCAGGGGGCCGTGGTGCGCAGGCTGGTGCAGGGCGATCCGGCCCTGACCCTGGCGTACGACGTCGACCTCAAGGGCGGCGAGGAAGCCGTGCCCGCCGTGAAATCCATCCTGAGAGACAGGGCGGACGCCGTGGTCTACCAGGGCGAACGCGGCCTGGGCTGCGCCATGCTGGCCCTGCTGCGCGAGGCGGGATTCAAGGGCGCGTTCCTCTGCAACGACCAGTTCTGGGACGACGCCCTGCTGGCCAAGCTGAACGCCTTTGCCGAGGACCTGTACTTCACCGGGCCGCTGGATCCGGCCGAAAACCCGCTCTATCAGGTGGCCCTGGAGCGCTTCCGGGCGGCCTCCGAGGACGCGGACCCGCCGGGCCCGTATTTCTACCACGCCTATGCGGCCACCCTGGCCCTGCTCAATGCCGTGGAGCGTGCGGAAACCACGGAGCCGCGCAAGGTGGCCGACATGCTCCGGCTGCACAAGGCGGAAACGCCGCTCGGCAGGATCGGCTTTGACGAGGCCGGGGACGTGACCGGCGCGGGCATGGTCGTCTACCAGTACCGGGACGGCGAGATACGGGAAGTGTTCCGCCAACCATAA
- the mgtE gene encoding magnesium transporter gives MTKDLLVPTIRDHLAKNDIEALRRLCEAEHPASVAEWLSALEPAEIWRILRTVSPELQGEIVSHIDEDTQQELVPVLDVRDAASLLTGMSSDNRADLFRRLPEEQRERLYPALAKAEREDIRKLTSYPLGTAGSIMTSDYVSLQRDMTASQAMQQIRLEATQKDTIYYAYVVDDARTLIGFVSLKDLILARPGERIEDFMHREIICAHAGDDQEDAARKIEKFDLIALPVINGGDALVGIITHDDAIDVIMQEQQEDLEKLMAIRGSHQAGTYLKTSSWVHFKNRMFWVVGLAALGLLSGIIIHGFEGSLMSLMVLALYMPMVADTGGNTGSQSSTVVVRALALGEIKTGDAMRVLFKELQVSLLLGVVLAVLSFGKVMFLSHGTVIPDGFSLWKIGAAIALALGLQVVTATLIGALLPMGAAKLRLDPAVVASPALTTVVDISGLLIYFGTAKMLLGI, from the coding sequence ATGACCAAAGATCTTCTTGTCCCGACCATCCGGGACCACCTTGCCAAAAACGATATTGAAGCCCTTCGCAGGCTCTGCGAAGCCGAACACCCGGCCTCCGTCGCCGAATGGCTTTCCGCCCTGGAGCCCGCGGAGATCTGGCGCATCCTGCGCACGGTCTCCCCGGAACTGCAGGGGGAAATCGTCAGCCATATCGACGAGGACACCCAGCAGGAGCTGGTGCCCGTCCTCGATGTCCGGGACGCGGCCTCCCTTCTGACCGGCATGTCCTCGGACAACCGCGCGGACCTGTTCCGCAGGCTGCCCGAGGAACAGCGTGAGCGCCTTTATCCGGCCCTGGCCAAGGCCGAGCGCGAGGACATCCGCAAGCTGACCTCCTATCCCCTGGGCACGGCCGGGTCCATCATGACCTCGGACTACGTCTCCCTGCAAAGGGACATGACCGCGAGCCAGGCCATGCAGCAGATCCGCCTGGAGGCCACCCAGAAGGACACCATCTACTACGCCTACGTGGTGGACGACGCGCGCACCCTCATCGGCTTCGTTTCCCTCAAGGACCTGATCCTGGCTAGGCCGGGCGAGCGCATCGAGGATTTCATGCACCGCGAAATCATCTGCGCCCACGCCGGGGACGACCAGGAAGACGCCGCCCGCAAGATCGAGAAGTTCGACCTCATCGCCCTGCCGGTCATCAACGGCGGGGACGCCCTGGTGGGCATCATCACCCACGACGACGCCATCGACGTCATCATGCAGGAGCAGCAGGAAGACCTGGAAAAGCTCATGGCCATCCGGGGCTCGCACCAGGCCGGGACCTATCTCAAGACCTCGTCCTGGGTGCACTTCAAGAACAGGATGTTCTGGGTGGTGGGCCTCGCGGCCCTGGGCCTGCTCTCGGGCATAATCATCCACGGCTTCGAGGGCTCGCTCATGAGCCTTATGGTCCTGGCCCTGTACATGCCCATGGTGGCGGACACGGGCGGCAACACGGGCAGCCAGTCCTCCACGGTGGTGGTCCGCGCCCTGGCCCTGGGCGAGATCAAGACCGGGGACGCCATGCGGGTGCTGTTCAAGGAGCTGCAGGTCTCGCTGCTGCTCGGCGTGGTCCTGGCGGTCCTGTCCTTCGGCAAGGTCATGTTCCTGTCCCACGGCACGGTCATACCCGACGGTTTCTCCCTGTGGAAGATCGGCGCGGCCATTGCCCTGGCCCTGGGCCTGCAGGTGGTCACCGCCACCCTCATCGGCGCGCTCCTGCCCATGGGCGCGGCAAAGCTCCGGCTGGACCCGGCCGTGGTGGCCAGCCCGGCCCTGACCACTGTGGTGGATATCTCGGGCCTGCTCATCTATTTCGGCACGGCGAAGATGCTTCTGGGAATTTGA
- a CDS encoding PACE efflux transporter, protein MRTAKDRLRHTILFELLGLVTVTPLAALILNKDMGRIGALAVAISLLAMATNYVFNLAFDHALVRMGRPVNVRPPWMRALHAVLFEATLMLITLPIVAWWLNMSLWQALATDVGFALFYLAYAYVYNWAYDRVFPMPSAVRIKAADR, encoded by the coding sequence ATGAGAACCGCAAAAGACAGGCTTCGCCACACCATTCTCTTCGAACTGCTCGGCCTGGTCACGGTGACGCCGCTGGCCGCCCTGATCCTGAACAAGGACATGGGGCGCATCGGCGCGCTGGCAGTGGCCATCTCCCTGCTGGCCATGGCCACCAACTACGTGTTCAACCTGGCCTTCGACCATGCCCTGGTCCGCATGGGGCGGCCCGTGAACGTGCGCCCGCCCTGGATGCGCGCGCTGCACGCCGTGCTTTTCGAGGCCACCCTGATGCTCATCACCCTGCCCATCGTGGCCTGGTGGCTGAACATGAGCCTGTGGCAGGCCCTGGCCACGGACGTGGGGTTCGCCCTGTTCTATCTCGCCTACGCCTATGTCTACAACTGGGCCTACGACCGGGTCTTTCCCATGCCCTCGGCGGTGCGGATCAAGGCCGCCGATCGTTAG
- a CDS encoding adenosine deaminase: MIRKQLRFLFVVLLLVAVAGCTAAKTRSTGTYFDQVREDPVRLRIFLTEMPKGGDIHNHLPGMVYAEDFLRMAAAKDMCLDPQNGYTASAGPCKDGQVKATDALRNAAHWNGAINAWSTRQDRRDSFMWGHDQFFATFFRFGAAANDMGYMLAEAAKQASHENMAYLELMLSVFPRDLWGLSAVAADPIAKGDLAGAYAALEQAGLFNETHLDECSRTLIEGEQRRDMLLKGGPGSEVHMRFMNHAIRTLPRHVVFAQLAYSFALAAQEPRMVGINLVAPEDDPVSMQDYELHMAMIDFLYTLYHTDPAKQPVAGNVNIALHAGELTLGLVKQDGLRNHIRLAIEQGHAQRIGHGIDISYEEDPYGLLRTMREKDIAIEIQLTSNDVILHVSGDRHPLCLYMSQGVPFALGSDDMGVARTDMTTEYLRAVQDQGLGYEDLKTSARNSLEYSFMPGSSLWADYGRKVVVPQCAQGKTDACTAFLSNNEKAAVQWRLERDLEAFEARW, from the coding sequence ATGATCCGAAAACAACTGCGTTTCCTGTTCGTCGTCCTGCTGCTGGTTGCCGTGGCCGGGTGCACGGCGGCCAAAACCAGAAGCACCGGCACCTATTTCGACCAGGTCCGCGAAGACCCGGTGCGGCTGCGCATCTTCCTGACCGAGATGCCCAAGGGCGGGGACATCCACAACCACCTGCCGGGCATGGTCTATGCCGAGGACTTCCTGCGCATGGCTGCGGCCAAGGACATGTGCCTGGACCCGCAGAACGGCTACACCGCCTCGGCGGGCCCGTGCAAGGACGGCCAGGTCAAGGCGACGGACGCCCTGCGCAACGCCGCGCACTGGAACGGGGCCATCAATGCCTGGTCCACGCGCCAGGACCGGCGCGACTCCTTCATGTGGGGGCATGACCAGTTCTTCGCCACCTTTTTCCGCTTCGGCGCCGCGGCCAACGACATGGGCTACATGCTGGCCGAGGCCGCCAAGCAGGCCAGCCATGAGAACATGGCCTATCTGGAGCTGATGCTTTCCGTGTTCCCCAGGGACCTCTGGGGACTTTCCGCCGTGGCCGCCGACCCCATCGCCAAGGGCGACCTGGCCGGGGCGTATGCGGCCCTGGAACAGGCCGGACTGTTCAACGAAACGCATCTGGACGAATGCAGCCGGACTCTCATCGAGGGCGAACAGCGCCGCGACATGCTGCTCAAGGGCGGCCCCGGCAGCGAGGTGCACATGCGCTTCATGAACCACGCCATCCGCACCCTGCCGCGCCACGTGGTCTTTGCCCAGCTGGCCTACTCCTTTGCCCTGGCCGCCCAGGAACCGCGCATGGTGGGCATCAACCTGGTGGCCCCCGAGGACGACCCCGTGTCCATGCAGGACTATGAGCTGCACATGGCCATGATCGACTTCCTGTACACGCTCTATCACACGGACCCGGCCAAGCAGCCCGTGGCCGGCAACGTGAACATCGCCCTGCACGCGGGCGAGCTGACCCTGGGGCTGGTCAAGCAGGACGGCCTGCGCAACCACATCCGCCTGGCCATCGAGCAGGGCCATGCCCAGCGCATCGGCCATGGCATCGACATCTCCTATGAGGAGGACCCCTACGGCCTGCTCAGGACCATGCGCGAAAAGGACATCGCCATCGAGATCCAGCTCACCAGCAACGACGTGATCCTGCACGTGTCCGGCGACAGGCATCCCCTGTGCCTGTACATGAGCCAGGGCGTGCCCTTTGCCCTGGGGTCCGACGACATGGGCGTGGCCCGTACGGACATGACCACCGAATACCTGCGCGCCGTGCAGGACCAGGGCCTGGGCTACGAAGACCTCAAGACCTCGGCCCGCAACTCCCTGGAGTACTCGTTCATGCCCGGCTCCTCCCTGTGGGCCGACTACGGCAGGAAGGTCGTTGTTCCCCAGTGCGCCCAGGGCAAGACCGACGCCTGCACAGCCTTCCTGAGCAACAACGAGAAGGCCGCGGTGCAGTGGCGGCTCGAACGGGACCTGGAGGCCTTCGAGGCCCGCTGGTAG